CAAAATTGCTGGGCATCCGCTGGAACATCTAAGGTTAGCTGCTCAAGAATTATCTCGCTATTGTAATTTTAATTATCTTAAACTGCTGGATAATTTGATGGAATATCGGATTACTGATAACGGAGTATTTGGTACTAAGTTTATATCTCATTTTTTATTTGAGTTTCAACAAACTAAACCCGATTTTCGCGAAATTTTTCAATCAATCGATCGGTTTATTCTTTTAGTTAGAAAAGATAAACTAGCCCAAGCAGTATCCCTAGTTTTAGCCCAAAAAACTAATGTTTGGCATCTTCGCAATAATGCCAAAAACTCAACAAATTACCAATCAAAGTTAGAAAATATTAAAATTGACGACGTTTTACTCGATGAGGTTGCACAAAAGTGTGATTTTATCAAGAAACAAGAAGCTCGTTTAAAACGAGTATTAGCCGATAATCAAATAGAATCTTTGCTGATTATCTACGAAGACATTTTAGAAGATCCTCAACTGGAAATTAATCGTATTTTGGACTTCTTAGCGATCGCTAAGCCAGATCCTTACATTATGCAGATTAACTCTGGTATAAAAAGAATGCCTTCGGGTATTTCTCAAAAAATTATGCGGCAATTTCACCAGAGAAAAAGTATAGTGTGTTAAATAAAACAGCGATCGCGGCTAACTTTTTTAATAACATACGTAGCTTGGAATCAATCACCCTTGATTGAGACCTATAACAGTAACAATGCGGTCTAAACTTGCTGCTCTAACAACACTATTAAAACTTAGAAACCAAGACGCGAAGCAATCTCTAAACCCATACTAATTGAATTATAGGCATCAGCTAAGCGATCGCCTTCAACATAAACTTCGTCAGTAGGATAATTTTCAATTACCTCTATCAAGGTAATTTGGTCATTAGGTAAAGCAGAATTAACTAGTGCGGCACGTAAAGCTTGTCTGCTTGCTCTTCCAGATGACGTTCTAATTATTGTTCCTACTCGGTCTAATAAAATTTCACCTGGTATACTATTGAGCGCTCGGGATAAAGAAACACCATCTACGTCTACTTCTTGGGTAAGTAATCTTTGTAAATCTTCTGGTTTCGTATTGGATAATTTCAAATAGCTTTTTAGGGAAGAAGAAAGTTCGCCGCTAAGAGCAAAAGTGCTGAGTTCTTCCACAGATATCGAACCTTGTAAAATACCATACTGTAAAATCACTGATTCAGCAGCGTGAATTCTACCTGCTAATGCAAAATTCCCTACGCTAGCTAGTAAAAATCCAGAAAATAGCCAGTTCAAATTATTGTTCATTAATTACCTAAATTTTTCTTAATCTTGCGATTAAATAAACATAAAAACTCGATCGCAATTAATAGTTATACAAGAGGTCGCATAAACAACTGTGTTATGTAGTAGGTGTTTCCATCCCGCCAAATTCCTACTCCTGTTTCAGTATAAACAGAACGCAAAATATTCTCTCGATGTCCTGGGCTATTCATCCATCCTTCAACAGATCGCTCAACTGGGTTGGGAAGATTGGTACTTTGGAAAAGATTTTCACCTACAGCTGAAAAGACAATTTGTGCATTGCGTACTCGTTGGGCTGGAGTACTACCGTCGGGACTAGTGTGACTAAAAAAGTTTTCTTGTGCCATCGTTCGGCTGTAATTACGCGCTACTTGAGCTAATCTTTCATTGTTTTCGAGGACATTCAAGTCATTCTCCTGACGGATGTTGTTAATTTGCTGAGCGATTTCTGCTTCCATCTGTCCGATGTCGGCCGATTGTGCTTGGACGCTAGGTTTTGACTGTTCGGTGAGGTTTGACTCAATCCCAGGTATTCTCGAGCTAAAATCTCTAACAGGCTCGCATCCTGCCAAAGATAACGCGATCGGCATCCCCAAAATCCATGTCATTTGGGGCAATTGTTGGCAACTCTTTTTTTTTCTATTAGTTGTTTTTACTACTGCTTTAAGCTTACGGAGCATGAGAAATGTCTAGGTATTTTTTGAGTTATATCGAGATCGATTGGTAGGGCGCGATCGCTCGCTTTTGGTACAGTGCAAAATTCTTGCCAGACTAAAGCAATTATCTAGTCTAGTCATTCCCTTTTTTAGGATTAAAAATAAAGGTGACTGAAAAATGACAGCAGCAAATTTCAGCAAACCGTATGGTCGTTGCTTAATAAAAAAACAAATTATGTCAAATGTCTTAAATAATTTTTGTTTCATTTGCAGCCTACTGGGTCGATGTTGTTTAAAA
Above is a genomic segment from Coleofasciculaceae cyanobacterium containing:
- a CDS encoding Stf0 family sulfotransferase, giving the protein MELAKIFQAVEETQLLKRLSAEERLFLVGDFASLEYIKNFFSDYQQADRNYYYDLSTNQLADLRKAVPDFQLYQAVVVVSLKDEAALLPAVKQQVSQLTSELTVLGLFSDIFINLLCHRPLLKTSSLHTQRPQKSYAIVTTPRSGSTYLCDLLDSTKIAGHPLEHLRLAAQELSRYCNFNYLKLLDNLMEYRITDNGVFGTKFISHFLFEFQQTKPDFREIFQSIDRFILLVRKDKLAQAVSLVLAQKTNVWHLRNNAKNSTNYQSKLENIKIDDVLLDEVAQKCDFIKKQEARLKRVLADNQIESLLIIYEDILEDPQLEINRILDFLAIAKPDPYIMQINSGIKRMPSGISQKIMRQFHQRKSIVC
- a CDS encoding alpha/beta hydrolase gives rise to the protein MNNNLNWLFSGFLLASVGNFALAGRIHAAESVILQYGILQGSISVEELSTFALSGELSSSLKSYLKLSNTKPEDLQRLLTQEVDVDGVSLSRALNSIPGEILLDRVGTIIRTSSGRASRQALRAALVNSALPNDQITLIEVIENYPTDEVYVEGDRLADAYNSISMGLEIASRLGF
- a CDS encoding CAP domain-containing protein; the protein is MTWILGMPIALSLAGCEPVRDFSSRIPGIESNLTEQSKPSVQAQSADIGQMEAEIAQQINNIRQENDLNVLENNERLAQVARNYSRTMAQENFFSHTSPDGSTPAQRVRNAQIVFSAVGENLFQSTNLPNPVERSVEGWMNSPGHRENILRSVYTETGVGIWRDGNTYYITQLFMRPLV